Proteins from a single region of Trichoplusia ni isolate ovarian cell line Hi5 chromosome 3, tn1, whole genome shotgun sequence:
- the LOC113508689 gene encoding uncharacterized protein LOC113508689 yields the protein MWTVLDAMTHSRAENIGTQTAKRQEHKLTNLIKHIYPHKSLKVATKSTEAVTVVNLSSKELSEDTVSVLSRGLNFAPTPRRIPVEDIITNIENTIFRNKIPHGDADCLRQDVSTLLRKSPLPKSNITLKEVSALRELRNDESLLVLPADKGNATVVVDTEAYEHKITQMVGDTSVYCKVSYNPTSRVTTKVNKLLHIIGDKELVAQLRPLNPTPPKIYGLPKIHKSNWPLRPIVSQIDAPTYKLSRHLATLLQPHTGKTSSYVRDSRHFVELLEGIQLQDTDIMVSFDITSLFTNVPVDEVIQIITTLLGGTTLPTGYVESITYCLKSGYFLWRGDFYLQIDGVAMGSPLAPVVANIFMEWFEEKALESANVKPRYWWRYVDDIFAVVARDSLKDLTSHLNRVHAKIEVTIEEEKEGKLPFLDVLVIREPNGRVTHTVYRKPTHTDRYLRADSHHHPSHLSSVPRTLLNRALALCDHDYVNAELRWLAWQSWRYGRDGAARPAVPHPLGTTLPAQVRLATILWLKQS from the coding sequence ATGTGGACAGTGCTGGACGCCATGACACACAGCCGGGCTGAGAACATAGGTACGCAGACAGCAAAACGGCAAGAACACAAATTGACGAACCTAATTAAACACATCTACCCGCATAAGTCGCTCAAGGTCGCGACAAAAAGTACTGAAGCAGTGACGGTCGTCAATTTGTCATCCAAAGAATTGTCCGAGGACACTGTGTCTGTGTTATCCCGTGGACTCAACTTTGCACCAACACCGCGCAGAATACCCGTTGAggatattattacaaatattgaaaataccatcttcagaaataaaatacctcACGGAGATGCTGATTGCCTGCGCCAGGATGTGTCTACGTTATTGCGTAAGTCTCCCCTGCCTAAGAGCAATATTACCCTCAAGGAGGTTAGTGCCCTGCGGGAGTTGCGCAATGATGAGTCATTGTTAGTGCTACCAGCCGACAAAGGTAACGCCACTGTAGTCGTCGACACCGAAGCGTACGAACACAAGATAACGCAAATGGTGGGCGACACAagtgtttattgtaaagttaGTTACAATCCTACATCCCGAGTCACGACAAAGGTAAACAAACTTCTCCACATCATCGGTGACAAGGAGCTGGTAGCACAACTACGTCCACTCAATCCGACACCACCCAAAatttatggtttgccaaaaatacataaatcaaattgGCCCCTACGACCTATAGTTAGCCAGATAGACGCACCGACCTACAAACTGTCGCGTCACCTGGCTACACTATTACAGCCACACACCGGAAAAACGAGTAGCTACGTGAGAGACTCCCGTCATTTTGTTGAGTTGCTAGAGGGTATACAGCTGCAGGACACAGATATAATGGttagttttgacattacgtCGCTGTTTACCAACGTACCAGTAGATGAGGTCATACAAATAATCACAACCCTTTTAGGCGGAACTACACTACCTACTGGCTACGTTGAGAGTATCACGTATTGTCTCAAAAGTGGATATTTCCTGTGGCGAGGGGACTTTTACCTCCAAATTGACGGAGTGGCTATGGGCTCACCACTGGCGCCCGTTGTGGCTAACATTTTTATGGAGTGGTTCGAGGAAAAAGCACTAGAGTCTGCAAACGTGAAACCGCGATACTGGTGGCGATATGTAGACGATATTTTTGCTGTCGTCGCCCGGGACTCATTGAAGGACCTGACGTCACACCTAAATCGGGTGCACGCGAAGATAGAGGTCACCATAGAGGaggaaaaagaaggaaagttACCGTTCCTGGACGTACTGGTCATTCGAGAGCCGAACGGACGGGTGACTCATACCGTATACCGGAAGCCAACGCACACAGACCGGTACCTACGGGCCGACTCTCATCACCACCCctcacacctatcttcggtgcctcgtacgctgctgaaccgagcactcGCTCTATGCGACCATGATTACGTCAATGCGGAACTGAG